The Fulvivirga ligni genome window below encodes:
- a CDS encoding gliding motility-associated C-terminal domain-containing protein, giving the protein MALRLRSVLLFLLIFSVYKANGQNCSISFTGNGVFNYSSYCGNNVDNLNLGQPVPMGSGDTLIFDSPSVIYIGNNLNLDAYGDAVIIIPEGVTVIVDDNFNLDPAFGQCDNGDPCDFNFVVEGTLRVDNNLNNKLNLLIWSGHGTVEVDDNMVNDRCMTCGDSCPAFPAGDRCNDNGNCGGFCDGQYGNDSPIGCPTVNAGSDINTCSTSPFALSGSVTGDYTSVQWTSSGSGSFNDDTSLNAIYTPSAADISSGLVNITLTAYSDSCVPKSDQLQIQGNQFIVDAGSDQSVCENTQVNLSGSFGGGVSTIVWSSSGDGVFSNVNDPNANYTYGLADISSGNVTLTMTAPADGFCPEVSDDVFIDVRDAPMADGGGDRYVCESSYTFLYPILGGSWSKVSGPGNIVGLFVTSLSSSVPTVLRWTVTEGGCTDSDLITIYRYAEPSNANAGTDQSVCSNSIVLNANTPSVGTGSWSIISGTGGSFSDPADPTATFNGNYDVNYQLRWTISNGSCDVETDNVNIYFIPPPSAANAGGDQSLCSNATTLAANAPTSGTGSWSIINGAGGNILNASNPGSGFTGTPGTTYTLRWTITNGCSNNTDDMTIEFVAPPTIANAGGDQEICPSSVSLSANAPTVGTGSWSIISGSGGGFANATDPNTNFTGTAGNTYTLRWSIENGICTVSTDDVVISIKSEPTIASAGGDQVLCATSANLSGNVATSGTGSWSILSGTGGSFSNNTLSTSAFTGTAGTTYNLRWTITNGCTSTTDDVTIEFVAPPTVSNAGGDQEICPSSVSLSANTPTVGTGSWSIISGSGGSFANASDPNTNFTGTAGNTYTLRWSIENGICAVSTDDVVISIKPEPTIASAGGDQVLCATSANLSGNVATAGTGSWSILSGAGGSFSNNTFSTSAFTGTPGTTYNLRWTISNGCTNTTDDVTIEFVAPPTIANAGGDQEICPSSVSLSANTPTVGTGSWSIISGSGGSFANASDPNTNFTGTAGNTYTLRWSIENGICTVSTDDVVIAIKSEPTIASAGGDQVLCATSANLSGNVATAGTGSWSILSGTGGSFSNNTLSTSTFTGTPGTTYNLRWTITNGCTNTFDDVTIEFVAPPTVSNAGGDQEICPSSVSLSANTPTVGTGSWSIISGSGGSFANASDPNTNFTGTAGNTYTLRWSIENGICAVSTDDVVISIKPQPTIASAGGDQVLCATSANLSGNVATAGTGSWSILSGAGGSFANSGSSTSSFTGTAGTTYNLRWTITNGCTNTTDDVTIEFVAPPTVSNAGGDQEICPSSVSLSANTPTVGTGSWSIISGSGGSFANATDPNTNFTGTAGNTYTLRWSIENGICSVSTDDVVIDVKPELGTASAGTDQSLCSNTVSLSANAPSVGSGTWSVISGSGGNFSNASNPNATFTGTPGNSYLLRWTISNGCSDVNDDVNINLMAAPTPANAGSDEDICPSSVNLSANTPAVGTGTWSIISGSGGNISDIFNPNAMFTGEAGASYVLRWSIENGSCSVSTDDVSIQIKDNPTQALAGQDQTICTNSLNLSANTPSEGLGSWAIISGSGGSFSNASSPTTVFNGNLGVEYILEWKIDNGCSQSSDQVQVKMVNPVSQADAGDDILLCGGTNSINLNAVIPSVGQGKWTVVSGAGNVANNLDAKSSISSLPTGQTVLSWEVSNGCSNSSDEVVIQVDSEVGVEERLFSVCEGDEVTMTAFGGKDYQWFKSGTLLGSGQESLKVTPESDVNYLVKVTGEYCPVEEFTISIDLKAKPELQVSDDTTILYGNEAQLWVNGADSYIWSPAESLDNPTSASPIASPSASTIYKVIGTNTLGCSSEAQVNIIVDESFEVFIPEMFSPNNDTNNDILYVNVIGITEIEFRVYDKTGKEVFRSNNVENGWDGTYLGKNQAADTYVYFLSAVTLNGDVITKKGAVRLVY; this is encoded by the coding sequence ATGGCTTTAAGACTCAGGTCTGTTCTTTTGTTCTTACTGATTTTCAGTGTATATAAGGCTAATGGTCAGAATTGTTCCATAAGCTTTACTGGAAATGGTGTGTTCAACTATAGCTCCTATTGTGGAAACAATGTAGATAATTTAAACCTCGGGCAGCCTGTTCCCATGGGTAGCGGTGACACCCTCATCTTTGACTCTCCCTCTGTAATATATATAGGTAATAATCTTAATTTAGATGCTTACGGTGATGCCGTAATTATTATCCCTGAAGGGGTAACTGTTATTGTAGATGATAATTTTAATCTCGATCCTGCCTTTGGGCAATGTGATAATGGTGATCCCTGTGATTTTAACTTTGTAGTAGAAGGTACGCTCCGGGTTGATAATAATTTAAATAATAAACTTAATCTCCTGATATGGTCCGGGCATGGTACTGTAGAGGTAGATGACAATATGGTGAATGACCGCTGTATGACTTGTGGTGATTCATGCCCCGCCTTCCCTGCAGGAGACCGCTGTAATGATAATGGTAACTGTGGAGGATTCTGCGATGGCCAGTATGGAAATGATTCACCTATCGGTTGCCCAACTGTAAATGCTGGTTCTGATATTAATACATGCAGCACTTCTCCATTTGCTTTAAGCGGCTCCGTGACAGGTGATTACACTTCTGTTCAGTGGACAAGCAGCGGCTCAGGATCATTTAATGATGATACTAGCTTAAATGCCATTTACACTCCTAGTGCCGCCGATATTTCAAGCGGACTGGTTAATATCACACTTACGGCTTATAGTGATAGCTGCGTTCCAAAGTCTGATCAGCTACAAATTCAAGGGAATCAATTTATCGTAGATGCAGGTTCTGATCAATCTGTTTGTGAGAATACACAGGTAAACTTATCTGGTAGTTTTGGAGGAGGAGTTTCCACTATAGTATGGTCTTCTAGCGGAGATGGAGTTTTCAGTAATGTCAATGACCCTAATGCCAATTACACTTATGGACTGGCAGATATTTCAAGTGGTAATGTAACCCTAACTATGACTGCACCCGCTGATGGCTTTTGCCCGGAAGTGAGTGATGATGTGTTCATTGATGTTAGAGATGCTCCCATGGCAGATGGCGGTGGCGATAGATATGTATGTGAATCTAGTTATACATTTTTATATCCAATACTTGGAGGCTCATGGTCTAAGGTAAGCGGCCCCGGTAATATTGTTGGTCTATTTGTAACTAGTTTAAGTAGCTCTGTTCCTACTGTATTAAGATGGACTGTGACGGAAGGTGGCTGTACTGATTCTGACCTTATAACCATTTACCGATATGCCGAACCAAGCAATGCTAATGCGGGCACCGATCAATCAGTCTGTAGTAATTCGATAGTTCTTAATGCTAACACTCCTTCAGTTGGAACAGGAAGTTGGAGTATAATTAGTGGCACTGGAGGATCATTTTCAGATCCTGCAGACCCCACCGCTACTTTCAATGGAAATTATGATGTCAATTATCAATTGAGATGGACTATAAGCAATGGCTCTTGTGATGTTGAAACTGACAATGTAAATATTTACTTTATCCCACCTCCGTCAGCGGCCAATGCTGGTGGCGATCAGTCGCTTTGTTCTAACGCAACTACACTAGCTGCCAATGCACCAACCTCTGGCACAGGAAGTTGGAGTATAATCAATGGAGCAGGAGGCAATATTTTAAATGCGTCTAATCCAGGCTCCGGTTTTACAGGAACACCGGGCACCACCTATACATTACGTTGGACCATAACCAATGGCTGTAGCAACAATACTGATGATATGACCATAGAGTTTGTAGCTCCACCAACAATAGCAAACGCAGGGGGTGACCAAGAAATTTGCCCATCTTCAGTAAGCTTATCAGCGAATGCGCCAACAGTTGGCACAGGAAGTTGGAGCATCATCAGCGGTTCAGGTGGTGGTTTTGCTAATGCCACTGATCCAAATACAAACTTTACCGGCACAGCAGGAAATACGTATACTTTAAGGTGGTCTATTGAAAATGGCATTTGTACTGTGAGTACCGATGATGTTGTGATCTCGATTAAATCAGAGCCAACCATCGCTTCGGCCGGAGGCGATCAGGTTCTATGCGCTACCTCAGCTAATCTTTCTGGAAATGTAGCAACTTCAGGTACTGGTAGTTGGAGTATACTTAGCGGCACAGGTGGTAGCTTTAGCAATAACACACTTTCCACCTCTGCATTTACAGGAACTGCAGGCACTACCTACAATCTACGCTGGACCATTACCAATGGCTGTACTAGCACTACTGATGACGTTACCATAGAATTTGTAGCTCCACCAACCGTATCCAACGCAGGGGGAGATCAAGAAATTTGTCCTTCTTCAGTGAGCTTATCAGCGAATACACCAACAGTTGGCACAGGAAGTTGGAGCATTATTAGTGGATCTGGTGGTAGTTTTGCCAATGCCTCTGATCCAAATACAAACTTTACTGGCACAGCAGGAAATACTTATACCTTAAGATGGTCTATTGAAAATGGCATTTGTGCTGTAAGTACTGATGATGTTGTGATCTCAATTAAACCAGAGCCAACTATCGCTTCAGCTGGGGGCGATCAAGTTCTATGTGCTACCTCAGCTAATCTTTCTGGAAATGTAGCTACTGCAGGCACTGGTAGTTGGAGTATTCTAAGTGGAGCTGGTGGTAGTTTTAGCAATAACACATTTTCCACTTCTGCATTTACGGGAACGCCAGGTACTACATACAACCTTCGCTGGACTATCTCCAACGGCTGTACAAACACTACTGATGATGTTACCATAGAATTCGTAGCTCCACCAACGATAGCCAACGCAGGCGGAGATCAAGAGATTTGTCCATCCTCAGTAAGCTTATCAGCGAATACACCGACGGTAGGCACAGGAAGTTGGAGTATCATTAGTGGCTCAGGTGGTAGTTTTGCCAATGCCTCTGATCCAAATACAAACTTTACCGGCACAGCAGGAAATACGTATACTTTAAGATGGTCTATTGAAAACGGCATTTGTACTGTAAGTACCGATGATGTTGTGATCGCGATTAAATCAGAGCCAACCATCGCTTCAGCCGGAGGTGATCAAGTTCTCTGTGCTACCTCAGCTAATCTTTCTGGAAATGTAGCAACTGCAGGTACTGGTAGTTGGAGTATTCTGAGCGGTACAGGTGGTAGCTTTAGCAATAACACACTTTCCACATCTACATTTACGGGAACGCCAGGCACTACCTACAACCTCCGCTGGACTATCACTAACGGTTGTACAAATACCTTTGATGACGTTACCATAGAATTCGTAGCTCCACCAACCGTATCAAACGCAGGAGGCGATCAAGAAATTTGTCCATCTTCAGTGAGCTTATCAGCGAATACGCCAACAGTTGGCACAGGAAGTTGGAGCATCATTAGTGGTTCAGGTGGTAGTTTTGCCAATGCCTCTGATCCAAATACAAACTTTACCGGCACAGCAGGAAATACTTATACTTTAAGATGGTCTATTGAAAATGGTATTTGTGCCGTAAGTACTGATGATGTCGTTATCTCTATTAAACCACAACCAACCATTGCTTCAGCCGGAGGCGATCAGGTTCTGTGTGCTACCTCAGCTAATCTTTCTGGAAATGTAGCAACTGCTGGCACAGGAAGTTGGAGTATTCTGAGCGGAGCAGGTGGTAGCTTTGCTAATTCAGGATCATCTACATCTAGCTTTACAGGTACTGCTGGTACTACCTACAATCTACGCTGGACCATTACCAACGGCTGTACTAACACTACTGATGATGTTACCATAGAATTCGTAGCTCCACCAACCGTATCAAACGCAGGAGGCGATCAAGAAATTTGTCCATCCTCAGTAAGCTTGTCAGCGAATACGCCAACAGTTGGCACAGGAAGTTGGAGTATCATTAGTGGCTCTGGCGGAAGTTTTGCTAATGCAACTGATCCAAACACAAACTTTACCGGCACTGCAGGAAATACTTATACCTTAAGATGGTCTATTGAAAATGGCATTTGTTCCGTGAGTACTGATGACGTTGTAATAGATGTCAAGCCCGAATTAGGGACAGCATCTGCAGGTACTGATCAATCATTATGTTCTAATACAGTTTCTTTATCTGCAAATGCACCAAGTGTGGGCTCAGGGACCTGGAGTGTAATCAGTGGTAGTGGGGGTAACTTTTCAAATGCGTCTAATCCTAATGCTACTTTTACAGGTACTCCCGGAAATAGCTACTTGTTGCGCTGGACTATATCTAATGGCTGTTCAGATGTAAATGATGACGTTAATATTAATCTAATGGCTGCACCAACCCCAGCCAACGCTGGTTCGGATGAAGATATCTGTCCATCATCAGTGAATTTATCAGCTAATACTCCTGCGGTAGGAACAGGTACTTGGAGCATAATCAGTGGTTCTGGAGGTAATATTTCAGATATTTTTAATCCGAATGCAATGTTTACAGGTGAGGCAGGTGCTTCATATGTGCTACGTTGGTCTATTGAAAATGGCAGTTGTTCAGTAAGTACTGATGATGTTTCCATTCAAATAAAAGATAACCCTACTCAAGCCTTAGCTGGACAGGATCAGACTATCTGTACAAACAGTCTTAATCTCAGTGCCAATACGCCGAGTGAGGGGCTTGGATCATGGGCGATAATTAGTGGATCCGGTGGTAGTTTTTCTAATGCCTCTAGTCCAACTACAGTGTTCAATGGAAATCTGGGGGTAGAATACATTTTAGAGTGGAAGATTGATAATGGCTGTTCACAAAGTTCGGATCAAGTTCAGGTGAAAATGGTGAATCCAGTGTCTCAAGCTGATGCTGGTGATGATATCCTTTTATGCGGAGGCACTAATAGTATTAATCTAAATGCTGTAATTCCTTCAGTCGGCCAGGGAAAATGGACTGTGGTTTCAGGTGCAGGTAATGTGGCTAATAATCTAGATGCCAAATCGAGCATTTCATCCTTACCGACAGGTCAGACCGTTTTATCTTGGGAGGTTTCTAACGGATGTTCTAACAGTAGTGATGAGGTAGTTATTCAGGTAGATTCTGAAGTAGGGGTGGAAGAACGGTTGTTTTCCGTGTGTGAGGGCGATGAAGTGACCATGACGGCCTTTGGAGGAAAGGATTATCAGTGGTTCAAGAGCGGAACACTATTGGGCTCAGGACAAGAGAGTTTAAAAGTTACTCCTGAAAGTGATGTGAATTATTTGGTTAAGGTTACTGGTGAGTATTGTCCGGTGGAAGAATTCACAATTAGTATTGATTTAAAAGCAAAACCTGAGCTTCAGGTTTCAGACGATACAACCATTCTATATGGAAATGAAGCTCAGTTGTGGGTAAACGGAGCTGATAGTTACATCTGGTCTCCTGCTGAAAGTTTGGATAATCCAACCTCGGCTTCGCCAATAGCAAGTCCATCAGCCTCAACTATATATAAAGTGATAGGTACAAATACACTGGGCTGCTCTTCGGAGGCTCAGGTTAATATAATTGTGGATGAAAGTTTTGAGGTATTTATACCTGAAATGTTCAGCCCTAATAATGATACTAATAATGATATACTTTATGTGAATGTTATTGGTATCACTGAAATAGAATTTAGAGTGTATGATAAAACTGGCAAAGAAGTTTTTCGTTCCAATAATGTTGAAAATGGTTGGGATGGTACATACCTAGGAAAGAATCAGGCTGCTGACACTTATGTGTATTTTTTATCGGCAGTTACTTTAAACGGAGATGTAATCACCAAGAAAGGTGCTGTGAGGTTGGTTTATTAA
- the egtD gene encoding L-histidine N(alpha)-methyltransferase: protein MNKQFAHDVLEGLNSMPKKLSSQYFYDEKGDKLFQKIMNLDEYYLTRSEYEIIDSNKERMLKLFSGSEGPFNLIEFGAGDGYKTKVLLNHFLDKKAKFNYVPIDISRHVLDELSDSLKEELPNLSVKPMEGEYFEVLKKLKKSEARNVVLFLGSNIGNFSHDQASVFLEGLYKCLKKNDLVMIGFDLKKDPDAILSAYNDKEGVTRDFNLNLLHRINEELGGNFQVGNFRHCPTYDPLTGTTSSYLVSTTHQRVEIMDQAVEFDQWEAIHMEVSQKYDLNDIERLAYEAGFTIQSNFYDSKKYFVNSVWKK, encoded by the coding sequence ATGAATAAACAATTTGCGCATGATGTTCTGGAAGGCCTGAATTCAATGCCTAAGAAACTATCTTCACAATATTTCTACGATGAAAAAGGAGATAAGTTATTTCAAAAGATAATGAATCTGGATGAGTACTATCTCACCAGAAGCGAATACGAAATTATTGATAGCAATAAGGAAAGGATGCTAAAGCTCTTTAGTGGTAGTGAAGGTCCTTTCAATCTGATAGAGTTTGGGGCTGGCGATGGTTACAAGACAAAAGTGTTGCTTAATCACTTTTTGGACAAAAAGGCCAAATTTAATTATGTGCCAATAGATATTTCCAGACATGTATTAGACGAACTTTCAGATTCACTGAAAGAAGAGCTTCCCAATCTTAGTGTGAAGCCTATGGAGGGAGAGTACTTTGAAGTACTTAAGAAATTGAAAAAAAGTGAGGCCAGGAATGTGGTGTTGTTTCTTGGGTCTAATATAGGTAACTTCAGTCATGATCAGGCCTCAGTATTTCTTGAAGGACTATATAAGTGTCTAAAAAAGAACGATTTAGTAATGATAGGCTTTGATTTGAAAAAAGACCCTGATGCAATATTGAGCGCCTATAATGATAAAGAGGGGGTAACTCGTGATTTTAACCTTAATCTCTTACATAGAATAAATGAAGAGCTGGGAGGTAATTTTCAAGTGGGTAATTTCAGACATTGCCCTACTTATGACCCGCTTACAGGCACTACCAGTAGTTACCTGGTGAGTACTACACATCAGCGAGTAGAGATTATGGATCAGGCAGTAGAGTTTGATCAGTGGGAGGCTATTCATATGGAGGTTTCTCAGAAATATGATTTAAATGATATAGAGAGGCTGGCTTACGAAGCTGGGTTTACCATTCAGAGCAATTTTTACGATAGTAAAAAATACTTTGTGAATTCTGTTTGGAAAAAATAG
- a CDS encoding LacI family DNA-binding transcriptional regulator — MGVTLKDIAFTLGLSPSTVSRALNDHPDINEQTRKSVKQLAKKMNYQVNKMASGLRTRKTYAIGVIVPKIASHFFSSVLSGIQKVAGSNDYQVYICQTNESTKQEIKYTSSLLAGSVDGILVSLAKGSKNLKHIKHVIDSNMPLVMFDRTSDQFKVPKIEAEDFKGAYRAVSHLIEIGCKKIAHLAGPDNLGASHNRLLGYKQALIDHKIPVDEKLIFPCDFDPEKGREAVRSLISGPIDLDGIFSVNDEIGVEAILALQAMNIKVPEQVAVVGFGDFPICEIVMPHLSSVMHNPYRIGYEAAECLFDQINSSQKGKNFRHIIPSQLVIRESSQR; from the coding sequence ATGGGCGTAACACTTAAAGATATTGCTTTTACATTGGGCTTGTCACCCTCCACAGTATCACGGGCATTGAATGATCATCCGGATATTAATGAGCAGACACGTAAGTCAGTAAAGCAACTGGCGAAAAAAATGAACTATCAGGTCAATAAAATGGCCAGTGGTTTAAGAACCAGAAAGACTTACGCCATTGGGGTTATTGTTCCAAAAATAGCCAGTCACTTCTTCTCATCGGTACTTAGTGGTATTCAAAAGGTTGCAGGTAGTAATGACTATCAGGTATACATCTGCCAAACTAATGAGTCTACTAAACAGGAGATTAAATATACATCTTCATTACTGGCAGGTAGTGTAGATGGTATCTTGGTTTCTTTAGCAAAAGGTAGTAAGAACTTGAAGCACATTAAGCATGTGATAGATAGTAACATGCCTTTAGTAATGTTCGATAGAACAAGTGATCAATTCAAAGTACCTAAAATTGAGGCTGAAGATTTTAAAGGTGCGTACCGTGCGGTAAGTCACCTAATAGAAATCGGTTGTAAGAAAATAGCTCACTTGGCGGGCCCTGATAATTTAGGAGCCAGTCATAACAGGCTATTGGGTTACAAGCAAGCCTTGATTGATCATAAAATTCCCGTAGATGAGAAATTGATCTTCCCTTGCGATTTTGATCCTGAAAAAGGACGTGAGGCAGTTAGATCTCTAATATCAGGTCCTATTGATCTTGACGGTATCTTCTCTGTAAATGATGAAATAGGTGTAGAGGCTATTTTAGCACTACAAGCTATGAATATCAAAGTGCCAGAGCAGGTAGCAGTGGTAGGATTTGGTGATTTCCCTATATGTGAAATTGTGATGCCACACCTAAGCTCTGTGATGCATAACCCTTATAGAATTGGCTATGAAGCGGCCGAGTGTCTGTTTGATCAAATTAACTCTTCTCAGAAGGGTAAAAACTTCAGGCATATCATTCCTTCTCAGCTAGTTATAAGAGAATCTTCTCAGAGATAA